Below is a genomic region from Ketogulonicigenium vulgare WSH-001.
CAATGCGGCCAGAACCGTCATATCGCGGTCGACCATGGGATAGATACCCGGCGCACCCATGCCCGACACCAAATTCACCGCATTCGAACGGCCAGGCGTCACGTTCATCTGAACCTGGGCCGAAGGCAGCGTTTGCGCATAAAGCTGTTCAATCCGGTCGCGCGCCGCATCCGTGCTCAGGCCACCAACCTCAACGCCGCCGATATAGGGCAGCGTCACTTGGCCATTGGCAGCAACGACAACGTCCTGCAGCTGGGCCAAACGGCCACCTTCGCCGACCAGCAGCGAATTCTGGCCGTTGTCCCATATGGTGATCGCAATCGTATCGCCCGGTGCCATGATGACCGACGGACTTTGCGGTTGACGGCGCAGCCAGTTCAGGCGTGACGCATCATTGTTCAGCGTGATCGCGGGCCATTGCGAAATGACCGGCAGGCTGGTTGAGGTGACCGGGAATACGGCGTAACCGCCCTGTGGATCGACCGAAATCTGGCCGTCCATCGGTTGTACCGATACGACTTCGCTTTGCAATGCGGCGCCGCGCGGAATGGCGCAACCGGCCAAAAGCAACGC
It encodes:
- a CDS encoding polysaccharide biosynthesis/export family protein; the encoded protein is MSNSGLLRGALVTSLALLLAGCAIPRGAALQSEVVSVQPMDGQISVDPQGGYAVFPVTSTSLPVISQWPAITLNNDASRLNWLRRQPQSPSVIMAPGDTIAITIWDNGQNSLLVGEGGRLAQLQDVVVAANGQVTLPYIGGVEVGGLSTDAARDRIEQLYAQTLPSAQVQMNVTPGRSNAVNLVSGMGAPGIYPMVDRDMTVLAALSQAGGVNVDLPNPQVRLMRGNSVYGIQLSRLLTEPALDTTLQGGDRIIVAPESRTFLSLGTTGTQARHVFPDQDVTALGALSLIGGVSAERADLRGIMVLRNYPASAVRADGSAGPPNQRMIFTLDLTSADGLFSAGQFQIMPDDVVYGTESPLNSTRTVVSLIGSLVGVANSVQ